The genomic window AAGACGCCCTTGAGCGGCGTGGTCGGCTGGGACGACAAGTGCAAGGGCCACATCGCGTTCCAGAACAGCGAGCTGGACGACCTGGTCATCGCCCGCCCCGACGGCACGCCCACCTACAACTTCTGCGTCTGCGTGGACGACATGGACATGGGCATCACCCACGTCATCCGCGGCGACGACCACGTCAACAACACGCCGCGCCAGATCCACATCTTCCAGGCCCTGGGCGCGCCGGTGCCGGTGTTCGCCCACCTGCCCACCGTGCTCAACGAGCAGGGCGAGAAGATGAGCAAGCGCAACGGCGCCAAGGCCGTCACGCAGTACCGCGACGAGGGCTACCTGCCCGATGCCATGGTCAACTACCTGGCGCGCCTGGGCTGGAGCCATGGCGACGACGAGATCTTCTCGCGCGCGCAATTCCTGCAGTGGTTCAACCTCGACCACCTGGGCACCAGCGCCGGGCGCTTTGACGAAGCCAAGCTGCGCTGGGTCAACGCCCAGCACCTGAAGGCCATGCCGGGCGCGGAGCTGGCGCCGCTGGTGGCCGCGCAGCTGCAAAAGCGCGGCGTCGAGGGCGACGAGCGCCTGCCCGCGCTGTGCGATCTGTTCAAGGACCGCGTGGACACCACCGCGGCCCTGGCCAACTGGCTGCTGCCGTACTACGCCGACGTGCAGCCGAGCGCCGACGACCTGGCCAAGCACGTCACCGCCGCCGTCAAGCCCGCCCTGGCCAGCTTGGCCACGCGGCTCGAATCCACGCCATGGACCACGGCCGACATCGCCGCCGCGCTCAAGCAGACCCTGGCCGAGCACGGCCTGAAAATGCCCCAACTGGCCATGCCCGTGCGCGTGCTGGTCATGGGCACGCCGCAGACGCCTTCGGTCGACGCGGTGCTGGCCCTGCATCGGCGCGAAAAAGTTTTGGCAAGCTTGCGAAGAGGGTGAAATCCAACATATAATGCGAGGCTCGACACCCACAAACGGGGGTATAGCTCAGCTGGGAGAGCGCTTGCATGGCATGCAAGAGGTCAGCGGTTCGATCCCGCTTACCTCCACCATCAAAGTGTCGAGAATCGGTCAGTCGTTCCAAGGTTTTGACCCTATCGTCTAGAGGCCTAGGACATCACCCTTTCACGGTGAGTACCGGGGTTCGAATCCCCGTAGGGTCGCCAAGTTTTGTCGCACTTGGGCTTGCAAAAGCCGAACGCGGCTTCGTGCGGAGTGGTAGTTCAGTTGGTTAGAATACCGGCCTGTCACGCCGGGGGTCGCGGGTTCGAGTCCCGTCCACTCCGCCAAAGCTCAAAAGGGCCTGATTTCGATCAGGCCCTTTTTTCTTGGGTCGCGCGTGCAACGTGCCTGCTTTGTCCACGCCGATCATGTCACTTCCGGTCAATCCCTTCATGGCCATGGCGCTTGCCCTGGCCGAGCAGGCGCGCCCGATCTGTCCGCCCAATCCGGCCGTCGGTTGCGTGCTGGTGGGCGCCGATGGCCAGGTCATTGGCCAGGGGCACACGCAGCCCACCGGGCAGGCGCACGCCGAGGTGATGGCCCTGCGCGATGCGCAGGCGCGCGGGCATGCCACCGTGGGCGCCACGGCCTACGTCACGCTCGAGCCCTGTGCGCACCAGGGCCGCACCGGGCCGTGCGCCGATGCGCTGATCAAGGCCGGTGTGCGCCGGGTGGTGGCTTCACTGCAAGACCCGAACCCGCGCGTGGCGGGGCAGGGCTTTGCGCGCTTGCGCGCGGCCGGCATCGCGGTCGAGGTGGGGCCGGGCGCTGAGGCCTCGCGCGAGCTCAACCTCGGTTTCTTCAGCCGCATGCAGCGCGGCCGCCC from Burkholderiaceae bacterium includes these protein-coding regions:
- a CDS encoding glutamate--tRNA ligase, encoding MTQNQDPSTRRVRTRFAPSPTGFIHLGNIRSALYPWAFARSQGGTFILRIEDTDLERSTQASVDVILEGMAWLGLDADEGPYYQMQRMDRYKAVLAQLQAAGHVYPCYMSVAELDALRERQMAAKQKPRYDGTWRPEPGKVLPPVPAGVQPVLRFKTPLSGVVGWDDKCKGHIAFQNSELDDLVIARPDGTPTYNFCVCVDDMDMGITHVIRGDDHVNNTPRQIHIFQALGAPVPVFAHLPTVLNEQGEKMSKRNGAKAVTQYRDEGYLPDAMVNYLARLGWSHGDDEIFSRAQFLQWFNLDHLGTSAGRFDEAKLRWVNAQHLKAMPGAELAPLVAAQLQKRGVEGDERLPALCDLFKDRVDTTAALANWLLPYYADVQPSADDLAKHVTAAVKPALASLATRLESTPWTTADIAAALKQTLAEHGLKMPQLAMPVRVLVMGTPQTPSVDAVLALHRREKVLASLRRG